The Perca fluviatilis chromosome 18, GENO_Pfluv_1.0, whole genome shotgun sequence genomic interval CTCGTGTGGCTTCAAAAGAATTTGTGCCTCCGCGTTTTTGTTTTGGGTCAAACCTCGCAAaccaaaaaaacagcagcagcagcagcagcagcagaagtaAGCAGGTCCAAACCATTTTCTCCACTTACCTCTGAAATGTCAATTGCCATTGTTGGCGGCTGTGTCCGCGTCGCTCCGCCCATCTCCTCCAGTCTCTCCCTGTGCGATGGGAGTCGGAGTCCGGCGGAGTAAGGGCAACTCGTCTCCTCCTGCCTGCAGCCGAACAGCTGGACTTCTTCCCAGGGAGACAGAAGACGCAAAAAAAGccgggagggagggagggagggggacgCAGGCAGGCAGACCCGACCACATCCAGCCAGAGCACGGGGTGTCCACTCCGCAACATGTCCTTCAGCCCAAAGCACTCCACCCCCTTCTCAGTCACCGACATTTTGAGCCCAATGGAGGACAGCTACCGGAGGTTTGGAGGCGTGGATCCCGCTGCGGGGAGCCTCGGCTCCCATCTGGGCTCCTACCGGCAGCAGCAAGTCTCCCATCAGCCCGGTATGCAGCATCATCAGCACCcggcgcagcagcagcagcatcagccgCCTCATctccatcaccatcaccatcatcatcaccatcaccacctgtcctcctcttcatccacatcctcctcctcttcctcagccgcagcagcagccatgggaCCCGCCGGGCCCTACCACCATGTGCCCCACCACGGGGTCCCGCAGTTCTCCGGGGCCGTAGGAGGGTTCTGTAACGGCGGCATCGGCAACGTGGGTGAGCTGCCGTCCTACCAGGAGACGGTGAGGGGCGGAGGGGCGGCGGCAGCGTGGTACAGCAACCCCGAGCCCAGATACCCGACAAGTAAGAGGAgcgtcgtttttttttttttaatctgagaATTTTTAGAAAGTAGGTAGAAAATGTGACGGACTCACTTTTACGCACGATGGAATTTTGTTGTTTGACCGGAGACCTTTTACTGTTCATTTTATGGGAAATAAATTCCTGCTTTCATCTCCCTCTAGTTGGTCTTCAAACTGCATGGCCTTTTCAGAatttactttttaaacacttagttttaaAGTTTATTAATTACGCGTGTGCTTTTACGCACGATCGAACGAAAATGTGCCAAAATGTGTGAACTAAATAGACTAAAGtgagctttttgtttttttatgtcatgGCACTGGAATTTCTACGATTATCTCCCTCTATTAGAACTTAAACTGGCCTTCTCAGTAAGAGAAGAGTCaattaaaagttttatttttttatctgaaaaatGTGACCTGGATACTCTGGCCTGCAGCTTTTACGCACGATGGAAAAATGATCCAAAATGTGTCTGAACTAAAAAGAACTCCGTGAGATTAAAGTGAccctttactatttattttatggCATCTAAAAATTAAACTTTTCCATCTATTTATACTTCAATCTGGCCTTTCTCAGAATACACTTTAAAACACTAAGTGTCAAAGTTAATAGTAATTTATTAATTTCGCGTGGGCTTTTATGCACGATAGAAAGATGTTCCAAAATGTCTGAACTAAAAGAGAACTCCGTGAGATTACGGTGCCATTTTACGGTGTATTTTATGGCACCGAAACGTCTTCTCATATCTCCCTGATAGGACATTAGACTGGCCTTCTCAGTCAGAGAagctttaattacatttttataaatctgagaagtttgaaaaaaaaaaaaaaaaaaaaaaagtcattctaCTCTTTATTTTATGGCACCGAAATGTCTTTAATCTCCCCATATTAGGATTCAAACTGGCCTTGTCAGAATTCAGTTAAGTCACGTTAAAACAATTACTTTTCAAAGTTTATCGACttaataacatttttaatcatTATATAATGACTACAAAGTGTTTATGGTGCGCCATCGTgactttaaatgttttaaatcgTTAAATATAGTCTATATAACGATTACTTTTAACTCCCTTAATTAGAACTTCAAACTGACCTCAGAGTTCCGTTTAGCgactttaaaacattttaagttaCTTAAAGTTTCTGTGTGTTTAATAATGTAAGTATAATTTTTAATCATATAACACCGCAACGTGTTTATGGCCAAATTAACTCTTTAAATTCATaagttttgttttgatattggGATTATATCCTAAATGGATTCGAAGCTTTTACAGTAAAACGCAAAAACGCTTACTTTTGTTCTACTTCGGCTTATTTCATTCTCAAATTTAatagttttaaataaaaaaaaatgtttttcaacaAGTCAACAAATTATCAGCATTTCGATAAAGACCATGTTTGCTGATAGATTTAAAGATGAgatcaaagatgttttcttgGATTAAATGTCGACACTTAACTTCAGCAGTGAGCggttgtatatttttttcttctcaaaacGTTGATCATTTGTTCGCCAAGTTTCCAGATTCATGGGCCCCCCCGGCGGGATGAACATGTCCGGGATGGTGGGCAGCTTGGCCGGGATGGACTCCGGCGCCAAGTCCATGGTGACGCTGCACGCGGCGCCGCGGAGGAAGCGCCGGGTGCTCTTCTCGCAGGCGCAGGTGTACGAGCTGGAGCGGCGCTTCAAGCAGCAGAAGTACCTGTCCGCCCCGGAGAGAGAGCACCTGGCCGGGCTGATCCACCTCACCCCGAACCAGGTCAAGATCTGGTTCCAGAACCACCGCTACAAGCTGAAGCGGCAGGCCAAGGACAAGGCCGGGCacgcacagcagcagcaggagggaaGCGGCGCTGGGGGAGGCGGAGGTCTGTGCTCAACGAGCCACCGCGCCTCCTCCGTATCCCCGGTTCTCTCCAAGAACGGTAAGGGCTGCCGGAACGACTCCAGCGGCTCCAACCAGACCGGAAACCGACAGAGCAGCGCGGGGGAGGCCATGACGGCGACCCCGCAGCAGGTGAACCAGCTGTCGTCCACGGAGGAGCTGGAGGATTTGTCCCCAAGTCCACCGATGGGACTGCACGGTCAGATTAACATGACGCAGGCGGACGCGGCGCTAATCGAGTACACAAACAGCATGATCGGCTCCAATTTACTGTACGGGAGAACTTGGTAGGAATACCGGGAGGACAGACGGGGGCGGGCCTGTGGGGAGGCATTCTCGGATGGAATTTTGAAAGAACCGGCTGGAGGACAAAAACGAGCACCAGAcgtttttccttcttctttccgTGCGTAAAGTTCTGGTTCCTTTACGCACACAGGGACTCAAAGAACACAAGAGTGGTTTTGAGCAACAAGGCGCAAAGATAAACTGTATATTAGAGCTTTGAGCCTGGTCTGAATGTTAATGTATTTTCTCACTcttcattaaaatgtttttttgtttttgtaacggacagatgtgtctgctgctgcgTTTAAACCATCACATCTGATTTGAGGGGATTCAGGATGGAGGCACGCGCACTgtgcttcccattcatttccaGACAAATTAAATTATTGCGGGTTTATATATGAAGTTAATACAAAGTGAAGCAATAGAGGCcggtttgaaaaaaaataaaattataattcCAGGCGGGTTCGGGATTTAACAAATGGAGAAATATTTTTGATTGAAAGTAAATCAGCAAATCTTCATTGTCACAATTTGTTTCCAGTAttgaataaatgacattttcattttggacattttaaatgcttttttgtGGAGCCTgaagcccaaaaaaaaagaaaaaaaagggggttctAAAATGCATTTGGAGCAACAGCACAATTACAGTTTATAGTCCGAGTGAATGGTATAAAGACTGCATTTGGATATTTAAACCGTGCTATTTTTGGCCCCTTTGACACTTCTATGTACCAGAATATTCATCAGAAAATGCTTCAGATCATATGCAGTTTAATCTAAAATATcccttttcattttgtgataacATTTTGATTCTattgggagtttttttttttcacttcttttAAATTGAAGTACATTTTaagtgcaaaaaaataaataaaaaggcattTCCTTTATAGACTACCATTCCTGTCAGACAAATATAACCCAAACATTATGGTTATTGTTTTATTACACATGTTTGTTACCTTTTTAAACACATGAACCACTTTTGGAGAGATTTATCtcaaaaaataaacacagcGGGACACTTTGTCCTTGACTTACTTGTATTTGACAAGTTTTACAGGCCGTTTGTCTTAAAAATCACAAGTTACATATTACGATTTTTTTGTGTaagaataaaaaggaaaaaataaaaacacaatttcattGTTCAAGAAGACAATAcactggaaaaaagaaaagaaaaaaaagggacatgTCTCCCCTAAAAATATCCGGGCCCACACCCTGAAAGTCCCAAAGTCAAACTTTGAGTTTAGTTCCAGTTGTATCTTCTGGATGGAGGAGGCGCGGGGTAACCTCTGCCAGAGCTGTAGGCCTGAAACACAACAGCATCACAACGTTACAACAACGTTACAACAACGTAACCGACTAAAGACACATTCTGAATAACACCACTGCTGCAAAAGCTGCCaataaaatctaaattaaaACAGTTCCAGGCATAGCCAAGTTGGAGCAGTGTAATTAAAATCAATTCATTTTTATCTGCAACAGTGATTTTGATATTATGTTTGTCCTCTTCTTAGCTGGAAAAGTCACATTTTGCTtcacatcaaataaaaaaaataaataaaaataaataaaaacatatcatTCAAAGCcataaaaaccaaaaaacaaaccTTGAATTCACTGACTTTAATTCTGCTTTCATGGTGacaaggggggaaaaaaatggcgACATTTAGTATTTCATTTGTGCTTTGATTAAAACTTTTCATGCAATGTGGCGGCGGAGTTTCACAAAGCGCCGCGTTTTAAAAACATAACGATCCTTTAAAGGAATTAACACGTTTGTCAAACTTAGCAACGTAAATATATCTTTTTCCAATTGTTTGGTTTTTGGCCGCAGCTTCATCAAAAAAGGGTCAGTTTACACCGATTACACTCATCCAGTGCAGAAATAATCCTTTTTAAAAAGCCAGGAGACCCGCTGCCGTTATGTTGGGAAAGGCATTTTAACCCTGGCGCCGTCTTCCCGTCCACCACGAATCGGTCGTCCTTCAGGGTCAACATTGAAAAcaaacttcctttttttttttttttttaaaacaatgtttttgagACTTCACACGTTTGACACTTTTCTCAacgctttttttaaattcatggtcattaaacctaatttaaatgacattctACTTAAtttctgagtaaaaaaaaaaaaaaaaaagcagaaattctgAATTGTTTTGACTACTAGAtgagatcagaggatgttgagtgaatcaaaACTTTAGTCAGGATATAcggttttgaaatttttttttttttttccaaatgctataaaattgaataaaacaccccaaattcaacGAATGTTATAtaggttccatacaacgtacattATGCatacatgttatttttgggtaatttggttgttaagaaacccatatttctgatataaactttggaaacgggtcaaatttgacccaaggacaacccCAACCTAAAAAACCTGGACAGAAAAACCCTACACAAGTCATATTAAATGTGTGAACTGGCCCTTTAATGCTGCCGTGTCACTGGTTGAACTCCAACAGACTGGGTTTTAGCcaaataaaccaaaaaaaaaaaaaaaaaaaaggtttttaaattTGAGATTTTAAACACTGAACTTCCTCTAAAGTCTCGTCAGTTATTTTCAAAGTTTGAACCAAAGCAGAGAAGTTGGGGGAGAAACTGACAACCTCCACATTTGAATGTTCAAACtttcttcaaaaaaaataacagaggaAGTAGccgttgaccaatcagagcacagtctgcatgtgtgtttctgggTCTCATGAAGGTCTGTTTGAAATATCTTCATCAGTTAGTAGATTTTTGGATTCGATTCTTTCCTCATTTTACTGTAAGCCGAATATTCTTTAGACCGTCAGTAGGACAAAACAAGCATTATTTTACAATTTCCTCACACTCTCTTATAGACTAAATATTTAACGAATCCTCGAAAAAATTTACAGATTCATCATTTGTATCGttcaaaagataaataaaaccaTAGGAAAAACAATATTCGGCGTAAATCGAGCGCTTCTTAAGCCATCAGCAACATTTAACATCTTCCAAAGAATAAATCACGaatcaaaaaatgtaaaacacacgattaaaaagttaagattacgagaaaaaaaaaaaaaaaaaaatgctttcaaaaaAAATTCACACTAACCAATCGCAACGATCACCTCAAAAAGGAGTTTCATTAATTTCACAACAAGTTGAGTGGACTGGCGTCACCATCCAATCACATTAGTTTTTGCTCTGTCCGTAACGGGACGGCTGCCAAACTTCCGCTTTTCACACCTTttattaaagcgtaactctcgccaaaatgaaacctagggtctttttgtgtgtatgtaccaGAGTACAATTTTCGTTTTAAAAGCATAACTGGGCCGGAAGCAGCACTTAAGATTTTAGCGTATTCTcgttttgggtcaaatggccttttgaatgggagtggtaGGGGCACTACTACGAtcacatcaaaatcactatttttaaaacactaagaaggctcgacacaacatgatgTATCACCAGGGACTCTAGCTACACATtaactccagcattgagaatATTGTGTACAGAGTTTACTGAAAATAagtgttttgaacaactcactttagcagttggCTTTTCCGCTCGCCGCCATCAAAAGTAGTTGATctccgaatgcaacgtaacagggagcagagtaaagacggaaagctcctaaagcttagcgccatataaatgcacggattatttgttgttttgtcgttagtggaaaaaaaatattgaccttgtagctGTACAAGGAGCCTcctataagaatgacatttcctcctatggagtccgttcattcctATTCGGAGATCGCCTAtttttgactgccgaggtggtagcgAGCGGAAAAACCAACAGCTGCAGTGAGTCgttaaaaccttttttagtaaactctgtgaacACAACCAATGTTgtctatgctgagttcatgtgtagaggcCCTGGTGATGCTTGGAGCAacgtctcatgttgtgtcgagccttcttagtggttttaaaatgttgattttgatgcgatcatagcagcgcccctagctctcccattcaaaaggccatttgacccaaaacgagaatacggtaatcctaaaagtggcgcttccgtcctaagtatgcttttaaacgaaagtctGACTCGGGAACAGTCACACAAAGACCCCAGGTTGCATTTTGGAGAGAGTTGCGCTTTAATAAGCGGACAGGAAAATCAAAGTTGTCTTACTCAACGTATCGAGTTTAATCGCCGCGTGTTGATGATGAAactccgcccccccccccccccagctcgTCAGCACGGACGAGCTGTTGGTTTGATTTCAAGTGGTTACCTGATGCTGTGGTCCCCGGGTGTCCCTGCGACCGCGCCAGTCGTCTTGGCGGTCGTGGTAGCGCTGCTGGTAGGTGCCCCCCGCCGGCGCCCCTCCCTGCCCACGGCTCATGTTCTGCTGGTAGGCCGACTGCTGCGACTGCGCGGCCCGATCCCAACCGTGACCCCGGCTGGCCCcgtactgctgctgctgctgctgctgctgcgctgcggCTGCTGCCTGGAGACCGCCACACATCAAACGTGTTTAAGCAGACTTTCACCAAGGATTCAATCAATACAAATATTTTAGTTTTCTGTCAGAAGAggataaagaaaagacct includes:
- the nkx2.4b gene encoding NK2 homeobox 4b isoform X1 gives rise to the protein MSFSPKHSTPFSVTDILSPMEDSYRRFGGVDPAAGSLGSHLGSYRQQQVSHQPGMQHHQHPAQQQQHQPPHLHHHHHHHHHHHLSSSSSTSSSSSSAAAAAMGPAGPYHHVPHHGVPQFSGAVGGFCNGGIGNVGELPSYQETVRGGGAAAAWYSNPEPRYPTISRFMGPPGGMNMSGMVGSLAGMDSGAKSMVTLHAAPRRKRRVLFSQAQVYELERRFKQQKYLSAPEREHLAGLIHLTPNQVKIWFQNHRYKLKRQAKDKAGHAQQQQEGSGAGGGGGLCSTSHRASSVSPVLSKNGKGCRNDSSGSNQTGNRQSSAGEAMTATPQQVNQLSSTEELEDLSPSPPMGLHGQINMTQADAALIEYTNSMIGSNLLYGRTW
- the nkx2.4b gene encoding NK2 homeobox 4b isoform X2; the protein is MSFSPKHSTPFSVTDILSPMEDSYRRFGGVDPAAGSLGSHLGSYRQQQVSHQPAAAAAMGPAGPYHHVPHHGVPQFSGAVGGFCNGGIGNVGELPSYQETVRGGGAAAAWYSNPEPRYPTISRFMGPPGGMNMSGMVGSLAGMDSGAKSMVTLHAAPRRKRRVLFSQAQVYELERRFKQQKYLSAPEREHLAGLIHLTPNQVKIWFQNHRYKLKRQAKDKAGHAQQQQEGSGAGGGGGLCSTSHRASSVSPVLSKNGKGCRNDSSGSNQTGNRQSSAGEAMTATPQQVNQLSSTEELEDLSPSPPMGLHGQINMTQADAALIEYTNSMIGSNLLYGRTW